A segment of the Salvelinus sp. IW2-2015 linkage group LG6.2, ASM291031v2, whole genome shotgun sequence genome:
gcatacaagagatttctggactcaccttgttgtgctgtgctcacttgaacaaggtggcgcggtggtccttcgtgggcaaattttgtcatcaaactctgtcattctttggatttatggtgctttcaaagcaactgggggaggggggggggggaacaaggttgaatcatacgtcagtgatcttcaggacGGGGCTCTAgaagaggcccaagttcccgacttgcaatttcgagttggatgaccgatttaaaacgatttttcccagtcggagtttgttttttccagagttcccaatctctgaagtctgagatttcccagatTCCCGTTCTTTGAATGTAACAGACGTCATGCtgtattgacagcatggccaatgttgaatgtttatccttttaagcttgaaAAAGaggacccttaaacccagacttggaccacacacccactccactgaatagcaggctagtgattgctttgcaatgcttgcagttagccactgattccttccaaaccactcattgttgaatttgcagtttctaacttgttgtgtaatgtttatgtcaatggccaatgacacagatgtttatctataatttctcttccttatttctcttcatatgacaaggattgaaaaggatttgccagtagattgtcgacttgattcatgatgatgactgcgagcttctagctaagattttgaaagtatgatgttgacatgatcagtccaatcaaagctacagtaaatataatgtgatttgacataattttatctgtggccaacgaCCTTGAGCCTTCTGAATGagacttctaatgtaactctatggcagcacccaaggggcttgaaatttttagctctacccttagatttggcagtacgtagtgtccccatgagtgacaaacactgagccaatccaggcgcaactagagaacattacaaccctacactccgtattttccgctggctacCCCACCAccgcagaaagcactgagctactGTAGACTGAAACACcttcattttggagctgccttactcaagaaagcaaaaaaaagaccatgtttgtgtgtctttattaactcaatttttttttttttacattgtttgcaaactgatatttatttatttttatttcaccttaatttaacaggtaggctagttgagaacaagttctcatttgcaactgcgacctggccaagataaagcatagcattcGACACGtaagcaacacagagttacacatggaataaataaacatacaatcaataatacagtagaaaagtctatgtacagcatgtgcaaatgaggtaggataagagagggaaggcaataaataggccatggtgcgaagtaattacaatatagcattaaacactagaatggtagaatgtgcagaagatgaatgtgcaagtagagatactggggtgcaaaggagcaagataaataaacaaATAGTATGGGATGAGggagattggatgggctatttacagatgagccatgtacaggtgcagtgatctttgagctgctctgacagctggtgcttaaagatagtgagggaggtaagagtcttcAGCTTTAGGGatattttgcagttctttccagtcattggcagtagagaactggaaggagaggcggccaaaggaagaattggctttgggggtgaccagtgagatatacctcctggagtgcgtgctacggtgggtgctgctatggtgaccagtgagatgagataaggcggggctttacctagcatagacttgtagatgacctggagccagtgggtttgggagagtatgaagcgagggccagccaacgagagcgtacaggtcgcagtggtgggtagtatatgggctttggtgacaaaacggatggcactgtgatagactgcattcaatttgttgagtagagtgttggaggctaatttgcaAATGagatcgccgaagtcgaggatcgtaggatggtcgttttacgagggtatgtttggcagcatgagtgaaggatgctttgttgcgaaataggaagccgattctagattaaatgtattaatgccaaaataacatgctaaACAGGTGGTGCTAAAATAGGTGGGGCTCTTCGTATATTTATTAAAATAGTGATATATAGACatagggttagttggtggtgcGATTTTTTTCCTTTCCCCCTTCCTTTTAATTACCGTACAGTAGGCGGCATGTACAAACAAAGTGAGCGAACGCCATGATACAAAGATGAAGAAGGCCCAGTAAAGATtctggatatactgacaagatatatgtctctccgccctaacaataggAGACGTGTGTGCCACAAAGGGCACAGCGGGTTGTCTAGGTCCCACCCATCCTTCTtaggattggtggatacatctcattttTGTAAaatttttgaatattcgatgaggtTGTTCCACTCAAACGCTTGtatcaatagagagagagatgccacgCTACTAGCCCAATACATGAATATGCATAACAATCTCGAGACAACTccgaatgttttttttctcagttgcccgggatgtcacgtgtcctattTATATCATACACTCGTAGCAACTTAAGCTTCATTCCAATCAAATAAACCTCAAGTAGAAAATAAGCCattattttgttgttgatgcCAATTCGACATCCacacaaaaactccttgcttggtgggcgAAACAACGCCACCTGCTGAGGGAGACTCTTTTTTTGCGGAGTTGggcctcttcccttcctctctggttCGTGTCCACCCACCAAACAGTATCGTTTCCGGAATGTTCATGCCTTCGGAAGGTTCAGAAATCCTGTAATTTGATAGCTAACCATTCACTGGAAACAATAACAATCAAATTCGACAGGTGGTTTCGTCATGCGTATTGGTCAATTTGTTTACGCTTGATGCTTCTCGTGTGGATCTTTTTGcaatctagctagccagcaactAACAAGTCAACAGACTATCTTCCAGCTGATCAAAACAAGGTCAATTGACGATGCGGTGATCGagaataaactatttactaacAGTTTCTAAACATTTAGCTAAGCGACATTATGACAAATATACAACGGTTACGGCTTTCTGCGTTATTATAAATTAAGTACATGCGCGATAATAGTAGTTTACAACTTTACTACTTTTCCGCGCAGTTCCACGCAATTTGGATGTTGTTAGAAGACCCGCCCTCCGCCGCAGCCTCAGCAAAGACGTGAGAAGTGTGTTTTTCCATAATTAACAACAAGTCCACTTGAACCAGAACCATGTTAGTCTTACccaaatattatatatacactagaatACTGATTGGGGCGCGGTGTtcaaaatatttatataaaaaactgATTTGGGCGCTATGTTGAAGCCTTTGCtgccccgtggtggtggggtTGTTGGTATGGGTGTGGTATGGGTAGGGTATGggtggggttgtggtatgggTGTAGGGTATGGGTGGGGTTGTGGTATGGTAGGGTATGggtggggttgtggtatgggTAGGTATGggtggggttgtggtatgggAGGGTATGGGTGGTTGTGTATGGTAGTTAtggtggggttgtggtatgggTAGGGTAtggtggggttgtggtatgggtaggcataagctacggacaacaaacacaattgcaaggtgtctgtgaccaacagatggatatctgtattcctagtcatattataaatccatagattagagcctaatcaATTGACTGGagtcctcatatgaactgtaactctgtaaaatatttttttgttcagtatacatgtaattttgtccttgaaacatttaattgaaatactgtactgAGTTCCATTCATTCcgatggaggactgctccttctgAGAAGtacaatatggccgaccggtgtcttcaaagcctctcattggacAACACATTTAATCAGCAGTCCAGGGTTTTTATCAGTGTTGTAGTACTACACATTGAGTGTCTTGGTCTTGTCTAGTTGTCAGATACATTTTTACRRGGTCTTCTCTCTGTGTCAGCTACATTTTTACCcggtctcggacagtgaggacttgtAATTTCAGACCKGCGGAGTAAAAAGCCCATCATTaacagcttccattcagtcagcgcataaaaACGCTATGCCAMgccaaatatatacactcctttttTGAAACAATATCTTGCTGCCTATTGAAACCTGGGATTRCTACTTTACTTGTAACATTACTGTACTTTACTTGCATTGAAAAATATTCTCAAAGTTTGTCTGAATTTCCTTGACTCTCTGgtagggaagagtggggtaaattgTTTACTATGTTGCATGCTTACTATTAGTaaggggagacagggagaaatTCTAATTGTCTTTATATCTATAGtagacatgtttgcgcagtggcgaacctattggacccctaggccttcagtgtgtgacaggctggtgatgctgaaaggacagcaaccgtaatACCAGTGAGAGTGCACTTTTGTAAATCACAAAGMGCCAATGATGTAGTGGAGGCTATACGCAGGTATACGCCCTATACCAACTTTGTCCCTTATGAAAAaatattgcagtcagagtgcagtataactgcagttattctgcaattactgcgtccaaaataccacagttgactgcagtttcaaaactgcaatctttttgtAAGGggttttcagtgggcattgcctaaactcacttcttaatccctttGGTtgcatatcaaagtagtgtagtggaggtatacagRGTAttaattatgtagtacaatagagaaatcatgcacaaagttgcCTACACATATCCTAGTTTCAGCCGAATATaatctgcaggcagcaagagSGCACAGCTTCCAACTGGTTGttgcatggagcagctcacagaagaattaCATTGGTAGCCGGTAGGGTAGGAAAGACAATTCAATTCATGATATCtagcagtaaatgctaactaaggcaacaatgggtatgcaaaccaggtattgaaaacatttggtccttagtcttggttagtaggctatttacgATGTGCAATTCAGTCATCATACGCTGTTTGCAGGAATATTTAtgaaggctttcccaaaaaacctttccaattaaatgttgactTGCCTACCTGACAAAATGATGTAATGCTGATTTGTATCAATGGGGAAAGAATTTGTTTTTCTCAAttgaattaaagggcaactacaccctccaacaatatatttttttgatttttcccagacctaaaagatagtctcctgatgtggtttaagcattgttgtggacttagaacatcccaTTTGTGTCCTTTTATTAKTGTATTTAAAGTGTGATTTTAGATTTTTAACAAGTGGTGCAATTCCGTCACACAGGACCCACTTCTTCaggcaccactgcatagggccgatggaaaYACACCYGTCCATTCACTCTGACATATTAAGCCGGWYggtcccaatcataagaatacaaaaacaaaaccattaggctaagcatttcccaatcgaaATGTAAAACTATTACTTACCATTGCAAAAAAAACGTTTCACGTTCAGCACACAAAGTAACCCGTgatctaaagtttaaatgcaacaatgtttcacacacaagttattttcaaagagatggctaacaacagcaagcgCGCTGCAATAAKaaacacagttccactcaccagatgatcatTTCAAACTTAACTTCATGTTGAAAGTTATTATTTTAAAGGgggaagctaacaaattagcaacaacattctctttgataacacctgctgcagccgctgcaaactatcctacaacaaaagctagctagctagaccgtggtaaaactactgctcgctattgcACAGTGGCCTGTTGGCCTTCCAAaaggcagaagtttccatacgtTTTGTAAAATCATCCCACCCATTACAATACAATGTAATTGGTTGATTCAACTGTCACTSCAAAatgttgaatggcagatgccgtTGACAAAATTACAGTCATGMTCTTGAATTGAACTCACGTTTTTCTGGTCTTGACTCTCTCGGACCTCTCGTCCCCCTCCaagtctcggtcttgactcggtcttgATTCGCTCCGGTCTTGGTTTTAGGTGGTCTTGAACCCAACACTGGTTTATATCACAGGAGTTTGGTGGCACTRtaattggggagaacgggcttgtgataatgactggagcggaatcagtggaatggtatcaaatacataaaacacatggtttccaggtgtttgatgccattccaMTTGCTCTGTTCRYGCTATTAATATgggctgttctcccctcagcagcctccactggtttataTGCATACTTGGTGCTACCACAGGTTTTCTACAAAGGTAGAGTTCGTtttgggttgcacattttggacCATTCCATTGGCCTTTAAGTGAAATTTACACCCAACCTGGTAATTTGGCCATGCAAAACAAACGGAACTCCACCATTGAATAAATTGAAAAAATTGACAGCTGATTGTGGTTATgaaatgtaaacaagatgcttaTGTCATGTGTTCTAATACCATTTGTTTTGTCCTAGTGGTGATGGCCTGGGAGATGGACAGCTCACACGGACCAGGGTCACCCCAAAGAGTTCTGCCCAAAACGGAACATTCCAAGGTCGAACTGGTCTCCAGAGGTCAGGAATCCCTCCCTACCTCATGTGTCAAACAGGAGCGGACAGAATTATTTGTTACGAACCCTGAGCTTCAGAGGCCAACGCACATCAAAGAGGAGGAGTATGAGACCACAGTCACATCCCTTTTATTACTTACKAAACAGGAGAGTGAAGACAAGGAGATTCCTGACTCTAAACCAATGAAACTTGAGCTTCACGATCCAGCCAGCCAAACATGTACAYCCCGAGAGGAAGAGAAAGCTGAGCTMAWGAAGTCTGGAGGAGTGTTCCATCCAAAGAATTCCGGTCTCCCTAAGCTTCAGGCCCCCTCTCAGCCCTCGGCAGCTGCAGGCTCCAGTCCTGTGAGTAGGGAGGAAGATGAGATGGAACCAGAGGTACAGGAGGACCAGCAccctggagactggctagccccCGTGGAGGACGACGAGGCCCTGGGTGAGTCCCAGCGTCGACGGGGCTTTGAGTCCGCCAGCCGCTCCCTTTCTTCCATRCTGGGCTCCGACTCGGAGTCAGACGACAAGGAGGGTGAAGAGGACCCCACCTGGGCCCCTGCCGACCCCCAGACCCTCCAGGACYACCKAGATGCTGACATCCCCGCTCTTCGAGAGGCGTCCCCACTGTGGCACAGGAAAAGAACATCATCGTCACGAGGTCGAGGcaaaagaggtagagagggaggtagaggtggTGTCTCCTCGTTTCCAGAACCCCAAAAGAAGCCCAAAAACTTTTCCTGCCAGGAGTGCGGGAAGGCCTTCATATCCCGCCGTGACCGGGAGAGGCACATTCGCACTCATAGCGGGGAGAAGCCGTTCCCCTGCCCCAGATGTGACAAACGCTTCAACGACAYTGGGAACATGCGTAAACACATGCTGATCCACTCGGGGGAAAGGCCCCACCTCTGTCCAGACTGTGGCAGGGGGTTCTCAGAGAGGGGGAATCTCAGCAGGCACAGGGCCCACATCCACGGCAGTATGCCCAAGTCCGAATGTGAAGACTGTGGGAAGACCTACATAGAGAAAGGAGGTCTGGACCGCCACATCAGATCTGGAMCCTGCTCTGCAACaagaaaaacatgacatttaTAAATGAAAAAGGTTCCTACAATAACAGTCCAGTTTCAGCAAGTACTACCTCCAGCGATCAAACTATCAAATATGGATTGCGACTTAACGGCCGGTGACTAGAGAGCTCGCTGGGAGAGTTCGGTGATTCCTTACTGAAGGTATTTTTCGCAGCATTAGGGGGTGGGATGTTTCATGAATCGAGAGACAATAATGACATAATGAAAAACAGTGCGTATGAACTGAGAAGCTatgtagaaaaatctatataataGATGAAGAGATGATCTAGTCTATATTTGTATTCTACTTCCTATCAATACCTAAAAAATATKTATATTTTTAGCCATTTTATTTTTCGCAATACTCAGTAAAATGACAAATGGAAATGGATAACTGAATTTCATTTAAAGTTTGTCCTCCCTTAGATAGSTTTCTCCGTGA
Coding sequences within it:
- the LOC111965764 gene encoding zinc finger and BTB domain-containing protein 49, with the translated sequence MAWEMDSSHGPGSPQRVLPKTEHSKVELVSRGQESLPTSCVKQERTELFVTNPELQRPTHIKEEEYETTVTSLLLLTKQESEDKEIPDSKPMKLELHDPASQTCTXREEEKAELXKSGGVFHPKNSGLPKLQAPSQPSAAAGSSPVSREEDEMEPEVQEDQHPGDWLAPVEDDEALGESQRRRGFESASRSLSSXLGSDSESDDKEGEEDPTWAPADPQTLQDXXDADIPALREASPLWHRKRTSSSRGRGKRGREGGRGGVSSFPEPQKKPKNFSCQECGKAFISRRDRERHIRTHSGEKPFPCPRCDKRFNDXGNMRKHMLIHSGERPHLCPDCGRGFSERGNLSRHRAHIHGSMPKSECEDCGKTYIEKGGLDRHIRSGXCSATRKT